From a single Rodentibacter sp. JRC1 genomic region:
- a CDS encoding calcium-binding protein yields the protein MSTTLKVLSAKKVIASHQINQGEALIIEARDKSNYQLINDQTGLAPQNIIAKREGKDLKIFLEDGDMSEDVIIKNYYGDENSEETTNLVVGQHENGGIYAYVPESGLKSEAVSMLAEEVAAPQALGGEDLAGAFWAFNPWWLLALVPLAAGIAIAANNGGGSGSKNNENKDTTADSPKLKAENDGSVKVTPGADNTTVEIKYTDEAGKEHTAIVKKDSDGKWTSDDPNVIVNDDTFTIPADKVKDGSKVTAEGTDNAGNKASDEVTAGSNPVEPQPEPQPQPEPQPQPEPQPQPQDTKADKPVLKAEDDGSVKVTPGADNTKVDIKYIDEDGNEKTATVEKDSDGNWTSTDPNVVVNPDGTFTIPADKVKDNSKVEATGTDEKGNKADADTVTAGNNPSTPRVPGDVDGDGDTDDDDNDNTTEKGAPKVTLPEATDGFINKGEAESDGGVPAEVTLPKNTKAGDTVTVTVTKPDNTTVEVSHVVTPDEETAGKVSVTIPTADVATDGDYKVTAKVTTPEGQSSKESAEVPFKVDQTAPTAPDAEAQTDGSVTVEPKGDDPVTIKYQPEDGSPEKEFTVKKDDNGNWVSDDKPANVVVDPATGKVTIPATEVKDGSEVTATAKDPAGNESKDTANAGNNPSTPRVPGDVDGDGDADDDDNDNTTEKGAPKVTIPEATDGFINKGEAESDGGVPAEVTLPKNTKAGDTVTVTVTKPDNTTVEVSHVVTPDEETAGKVSVTIPTADVATDGDYKVTAKVTTPEGQSSKESAEVPFKVDQTAPTAPDAEAQTDGSVTVEPKGDDPVTIKYQPEDGSPEKEFTVKKDDNGNWVSDDKPANVVVDPATGKVTIPATEVKDGSEVTATAKDPAGNESKDTANAGNNPSTPRVPGDVDGDGDADDDDNDNTTEKGAPKVTIPEATDGFINKGEAESDGGVPAEVTLPKNTKAGDTVTVTVTKPDNTTVEVSHVVTPDEETAGKVSVTIPTADVATDGDYKVTAKVTTPEGQSSKESAEVPFKVDQTAPTAPDAEAQTDGSVTVEPKGDDPVTIKYQPEDGSPEKEFTVKKDDNGNWVSDDKPANVVVDPATGKVTIPATEVKDGSEVTATAKDPAGNESKDTANAGNNPSTPRVPGDVDGDGDADDDDNDNTTEKGAPKVTVPEATDGFINKGEAESDGGVPAEVTLPKNTKAGDTVTVTVTKPDNTTVEIPHVVTPDEERAGKVSVTIPTADVATDGDYKVTAKVTTPEGQSSKESAEVPFKVDQTAPTAPDAEAQADGSVTVEPKGDDPVTIKYQPEDGSPEKEFTVKKDDNGNWVSDDKPANVVVDPATGKVTIPATEVKDGSEVTATAKDPAGNESKDTANAGNNPSTPRVPGDVDGDGDADDDDNDNTTEKGAPKVTVPEAADGFINKGEAESDGGVPAEVTLPKNTKAGDTVTVTVTKPDGSTTPVTHTVTPDEETAGKVSVTIPTADVVTDGDYKVTSKVTTPEGQSSKESAEVPFKVDQTAPTAPDAEAQADGSVTVVPKDENPVTIKYTDETTGEEKEFTVKKDDNGNWVSDDKPANVVVDPATGKVTIPATEVKDGSEVTATAKDPAGNESKDTANAGNNPSTPRVPGDVDGDGDADDDDNDNTTEKGAPKVTVPEAADGFINKDEAESDGGVPAEVTLPKNTKAGDTVTVTVTKPDNTTVEIPHVVTPDEETAGKVSVTIPTADVATDGDYKVTAKVTTPEGQSSKESAEVPFKVDQTAPTAPDAEAQADGSVTVVPKDENPVTIKYTDETTGEEKEFTVKKDGDNWVSEDKPENVVIDPATGKVTIPATEVKDGSEVTATAKDPAGNESKDTANAGNNPSTPRVPGDVDGDGDADDDDNDNTTEKGAPKVTVPEATDGFINKGEAESDGGVPAEVTLPKNTKAGDTVTVTVTKPDNTTVEIPHVVTPDEETAGKVSVTIPTADVATDGDYKVTAKVTTPEGQSSKESAEVPFKVDQTAPTAPDAEAQTDGSVTVEPKGDDPVTIKYQPEDGSPEKEFTVKKDGDNWVSEDKPENVVIDPATGKVTIPATEVKDGSEVTATAKDPAGNESKDTANAGNNPSTPRVPGDVDGDGDADDDDNDNTTEKGAPKVTVPEATDGFINKGEAESDGGVPAEVTLPKNTKAGDTVTVTVTKPDGSTTPVTHTVTSDEETAGKVSVTIPTAEVATDGDYKVTAKVTTPEGQSSKESAEVPFKVDQTAPTAPDAEAQTDGSVTVEPKGDDPVTIKYQPEDGSPEKEFTVKKDDNGNWVSDDKPANVVVDPATGKVTIPATEVKDGSEVTATAKDPAGNTAEDTATAENNPVENKPTIDITEIAGDSQGANVTDDGTGAGDVYAQISPAEAAAGFIIRGTSKDISGDITVTIAEKGAAAIVTKTVAVGADGSWSVNVGAGEVTNYSSTKEYEVKAAGSSAANVAAEDIDYTASTPQVTSIKLKDNLTDEPLVDGTYQYSDFYQDGDAKYVGDVANAADLSQATSLATGLTNDKAAVLEFTLDKAPTSGQTVKVYRYTLSDSSDVNAAQTEFGKTDVTGDMTVSSDGLTYTMTPKGDNVLTDTYSQGYRYKVVVEDKNGDELSTGGKGTFDFRLDSLVEQMSVEKFDITSGEVVFAPTGLSEVGATVEYRYATGSGTSNWEKVTANGDGKYALQLTNFNRFKAGALELRVTDAAGNISESKVSVLRNLFTNMNKEIGPDPSKKYAIAQDGGFDDSTSSGLGNLRQLTTTGDNGGFVTTDGNDTIIVGLDYKPFGNMGIYNGSFGAVGNDQFNLDTGTGDDSVQFRGTAQSMHNGKITMGAGNDRISIANGLVIGGYTFDLGQADDKAGDTNILYVGGNVVNASTSKIYGGAGNDSVQVDGTYDGAKTIDLGEGNNELRVGFGASGGTDLVKATTFTSGAGDDIISVKGSISTIAGQKQTFNLGDGDNLVEVGRDIDTDGTFTFGSGRDTVSIKSWLKGGTFNFGDGNDDLIVNTIAKSAADNVKINMGGGDDSVTVTGKQINTGYGAIDGGEGNDTFFLQGADLKLDMSQVLNFETIDMRAVTGGTGNQKVALTLADLQRTGDNITELYIKGDAGDTVDFGNNGNTAKVGSNGLTEFKDSGLPAQANWNVWQKTGTDIVKDGVVYDKYTYYGKTGEVNDEIVYIQQGISII from the coding sequence ATGTCAACTACATTAAAAGTATTAAGTGCGAAAAAAGTGATTGCCAGCCATCAAATTAATCAGGGTGAGGCACTGATCATCGAAGCCAGAGATAAATCAAATTACCAATTAATTAACGATCAAACCGGTCTTGCACCGCAAAATATCATAGCCAAACGTGAAGGAAAAGATCTGAAAATTTTCCTAGAAGACGGTGATATGAGCGAAGATGTCATCATCAAAAACTATTATGGTGATGAAAACAGCGAAGAGACCACGAACCTAGTTGTCGGACAACACGAAAACGGTGGTATCTACGCTTACGTACCGGAATCGGGCTTAAAATCGGAAGCGGTCAGTATGTTGGCGGAAGAAGTTGCCGCACCACAAGCATTAGGCGGTGAAGATTTAGCCGGTGCATTTTGGGCATTTAACCCATGGTGGTTACTTGCGCTTGTTCCCCTTGCAGCAGGCATTGCGATTGCGGCGAACAATGGTGGCGGAAGCGGTAGCAAAAATAATGAAAATAAAGACACCACAGCGGATAGCCCGAAATTAAAAGCGGAAAATGACGGTTCGGTAAAAGTCACACCGGGAGCGGACAATACCACAGTTGAGATTAAATATACTGATGAAGCTGGTAAGGAGCATACCGCTATCGTGAAAAAAGATAGCGATGGTAAATGGACATCGGATGATCCGAATGTGATTGTCAATGATGATACTTTCACTATTCCTGCAGATAAAGTGAAAGATGGTTCAAAAGTCACCGCTGAAGGGACGGACAATGCCGGAAATAAAGCAAGCGATGAAGTAACAGCCGGTTCAAATCCTGTCGAACCGCAGCCGGAGCCACAACCGCAGCCGGAGCCACAACCGCAGCCGGAGCCACAACCACAACCGCAGGATACAAAAGCAGATAAACCTGTATTAAAAGCAGAAGATGATGGTTCGGTAAAAGTCACACCGGGAGCGGACAATACCAAAGTTGACATCAAATACATTGATGAAGACGGCAATGAGAAAACCGCGACAGTTGAAAAAGATAGCGATGGTAATTGGACATCAACTGATCCTAATGTTGTTGTAAATCCGGATGGCACCTTTACTATTCCGGCTGATAAAGTAAAAGATAACTCGAAAGTTGAAGCGACGGGTACCGATGAAAAAGGTAACAAAGCGGATGCGGATACGGTAACGGCAGGTAATAACCCAAGCACTCCACGCGTACCGGGCGATGTAGACGGAGACGGTGATACGGACGATGATGACAACGATAACACCACAGAAAAAGGTGCACCGAAAGTGACGCTTCCGGAAGCGACAGATGGTTTCATTAACAAAGGTGAAGCGGAGTCTGATGGCGGCGTACCGGCGGAAGTGACCTTACCGAAAAATACCAAAGCAGGTGATACGGTTACAGTCACGGTAACGAAACCGGATAACACAACAGTTGAGGTCTCACATGTAGTAACCCCTGATGAAGAAACCGCAGGTAAAGTGTCGGTGACAATCCCTACAGCCGATGTTGCAACAGATGGTGATTACAAAGTGACTGCAAAAGTGACGACGCCGGAAGGGCAATCCAGCAAAGAAAGTGCGGAAGTCCCATTCAAGGTAGATCAAACCGCCCCGACAGCGCCGGATGCGGAAGCGCAAACGGATGGTTCGGTCACGGTAGAGCCGAAAGGTGACGACCCGGTAACCATTAAATACCAACCGGAAGATGGTAGTCCGGAGAAAGAATTCACAGTGAAGAAAGATGACAACGGCAACTGGGTATCGGATGATAAACCGGCGAATGTTGTAGTTGACCCGGCTACGGGTAAAGTTACGATTCCGGCGACAGAAGTGAAAGACGGTTCGGAAGTGACGGCAACAGCGAAAGATCCGGCGGGTAATGAGTCGAAAGATACGGCGAACGCAGGCAACAACCCAAGCACTCCACGCGTACCGGGCGATGTAGACGGAGACGGTGATGCGGACGATGATGACAACGACAACACCACAGAAAAAGGTGCACCGAAAGTGACGATTCCGGAAGCGACAGATGGTTTCATTAACAAAGGTGAAGCGGAGTCTGATGGCGGCGTACCGGCGGAAGTGACCTTACCGAAAAATACCAAAGCAGGTGATACGGTTACAGTCACGGTAACGAAACCGGATAACACAACAGTTGAGGTCTCACATGTAGTAACCCCTGATGAAGAAACCGCAGGTAAAGTGTCGGTGACAATCCCTACAGCCGATGTTGCAACAGATGGTGATTACAAAGTGACTGCAAAAGTGACGACGCCGGAAGGGCAATCCAGCAAAGAAAGTGCGGAAGTCCCATTCAAGGTAGATCAAACCGCCCCGACAGCGCCGGATGCGGAAGCGCAAACGGATGGTTCGGTCACGGTAGAGCCGAAAGGTGACGACCCGGTAACCATTAAATACCAACCGGAAGATGGTAGTCCGGAGAAAGAATTCACAGTGAAGAAAGATGACAACGGCAACTGGGTATCGGATGATAAACCGGCGAATGTTGTAGTTGACCCGGCTACGGGTAAAGTTACGATTCCGGCGACAGAAGTGAAAGACGGTTCGGAAGTGACGGCAACAGCGAAAGATCCGGCGGGTAATGAGTCGAAAGATACGGCGAACGCAGGCAACAACCCAAGCACTCCACGCGTACCGGGCGATGTAGACGGAGACGGTGATGCGGACGATGATGACAACGACAACACCACAGAAAAAGGTGCACCGAAAGTGACGATTCCGGAAGCGACAGATGGTTTCATTAACAAAGGTGAAGCGGAGTCTGATGGCGGCGTACCGGCGGAAGTGACCTTACCGAAAAATACCAAAGCAGGTGATACGGTTACAGTCACGGTAACGAAACCGGATAACACAACAGTTGAGGTCTCACATGTAGTAACCCCTGATGAAGAAACCGCAGGTAAAGTGTCGGTGACAATCCCTACAGCCGATGTTGCAACAGATGGTGATTACAAAGTGACTGCAAAAGTGACGACGCCGGAAGGGCAATCCAGCAAAGAAAGTGCGGAAGTCCCATTCAAGGTAGATCAAACCGCCCCGACAGCGCCGGATGCGGAAGCGCAAACGGATGGTTCGGTCACGGTAGAGCCGAAAGGTGACGACCCGGTAACCATTAAATACCAACCGGAAGATGGTAGTCCGGAGAAAGAATTCACAGTGAAGAAAGATGACAACGGCAACTGGGTATCGGATGATAAACCGGCGAATGTTGTAGTTGACCCGGCTACGGGTAAAGTTACGATTCCGGCGACAGAAGTGAAAGACGGTTCGGAAGTGACGGCAACAGCGAAAGATCCGGCGGGTAATGAGTCGAAAGATACGGCGAACGCAGGCAACAACCCAAGCACTCCACGCGTACCGGGCGATGTAGACGGAGACGGTGATGCAGACGATGATGACAACGACAACACCACAGAAAAAGGTGCACCGAAAGTAACGGTTCCGGAAGCGACAGATGGTTTCATTAACAAAGGTGAAGCGGAGTCTGATGGCGGCGTACCGGCGGAAGTGACCTTACCGAAAAATACCAAAGCAGGTGATACGGTTACAGTCACGGTAACGAAACCGGATAACACAACAGTTGAAATCCCACATGTAGTAACGCCTGATGAAGAAAGAGCAGGTAAAGTGTCGGTGACAATCCCTACAGCCGATGTTGCAACAGATGGTGATTACAAAGTGACTGCAAAAGTGACGACACCGGAAGGGCAATCCAGCAAAGAAAGTGCGGAAGTTCCATTCAAGGTAGATCAAACCGCCCCGACAGCGCCGGATGCGGAAGCGCAAGCGGATGGTTCGGTCACGGTGGAGCCGAAAGGTGACGACCCGGTAACCATTAAATACCAACCGGAAGATGGTAGTCCGGAGAAAGAATTCACAGTGAAGAAAGATGACAACGGCAACTGGGTATCGGATGATAAACCGGCGAATGTTGTAGTTGACCCGGCTACGGGTAAAGTCACGATTCCGGCAACGGAAGTGAAAGACGGTTCGGAAGTAACGGCAACGGCGAAAGATCCGGCGGGTAATGAGTCGAAAGATACGGCGAACGCAGGTAACAACCCAAGCACTCCACGCGTACCGGGCGATGTAGACGGAGACGGTGATGCGGACGATGATGACAACGACAACACCACAGAAAAAGGTGCACCGAAAGTAACGGTTCCGGAAGCGGCAGATGGTTTCATTAACAAAGGTGAAGCGGAGTCTGATGGCGGCGTACCGGCGGAAGTGACCTTACCGAAAAATACCAAAGCAGGTGATACGGTTACAGTCACGGTAACGAAACCGGACGGTTCAACAACACCGGTAACCCATACAGTAACCCCTGATGAAGAAACCGCAGGTAAAGTGTCGGTGACAATCCCGACAGCCGATGTTGTAACAGATGGCGATTACAAAGTGACGTCAAAAGTGACGACACCGGAAGGGCAATCCAGCAAAGAAAGTGCGGAAGTCCCATTCAAGGTAGATCAAACCGCCCCGACAGCGCCGGATGCGGAAGCGCAAGCGGATGGTTCGGTCACGGTAGTACCGAAAGATGAGAATCCGGTTACCATTAAATACACGGATGAAACGACAGGTGAAGAAAAAGAGTTCACCGTGAAGAAAGATGACAACGGCAACTGGGTATCGGATGATAAACCGGCGAATGTTGTAGTTGACCCGGCTACGGGTAAAGTTACGATTCCGGCGACAGAAGTGAAAGACGGTTCGGAAGTAACGGCAACGGCGAAAGATCCGGCAGGTAATGAGTCGAAAGATACGGCGAACGCAGGTAACAACCCAAGCACTCCACGCGTACCGGGCGATGTAGACGGAGACGGTGATGCGGACGATGATGACAACGACAACACTACAGAAAAAGGTGCACCGAAAGTAACGGTTCCGGAAGCGGCAGATGGTTTCATTAACAAAGATGAAGCAGAGTCTGATGGCGGCGTACCGGCGGAAGTGACCTTACCGAAAAATACCAAAGCAGGTGATACGGTTACAGTCACGGTAACGAAACCGGATAACACAACAGTTGAAATACCACATGTAGTAACGCCTGATGAAGAAACCGCAGGTAAAGTATCGGTGACAATCCCTACGGCCGATGTTGCAACAGATGGTGATTACAAAGTGACTGCAAAAGTGACGACACCGGAAGGGCAATCCAGCAAAGAAAGTGCGGAAGTCCCATTCAAGGTAGATCAAACCGCCCCGACAGCGCCGGATGCGGAAGCGCAAGCGGATGGTTCGGTCACGGTAGTACCGAAAGATGAGAACCCGGTTACCATTAAATACACGGATGAAACGACAGGTGAAGAAAAAGAGTTCACCGTGAAGAAAGATGGTGACAACTGGGTATCAGAGGATAAACCTGAAAATGTTGTGATTGACCCGGCTACGGGTAAAGTTACGATTCCGGCAACGGAAGTGAAAGACGGTTCGGAAGTGACGGCAACAGCGAAAGATCCGGCGGGTAATGAGTCGAAAGATACGGCGAACGCAGGCAACAACCCAAGCACTCCACGCGTACCGGGCGATGTAGACGGAGACGGTGATGCGGACGATGATGACAACGACAACACTACAGAAAAAGGTGCACCGAAAGTAACGGTTCCGGAAGCGACAGATGGTTTCATTAACAAAGGTGAAGCGGAGTCTGATGGCGGCGTACCGGCGGAAGTGACCTTACCGAAAAATACCAAAGCAGGTGATACGGTTACAGTCACGGTAACGAAACCGGATAACACAACAGTTGAAATCCCACATGTAGTAACGCCTGATGAAGAAACCGCAGGTAAAGTATCGGTGACAATCCCTACAGCCGATGTTGCAACAGATGGTGATTACAAAGTGACTGCAAAAGTGACGACACCGGAAGGGCAATCCAGCAAAGAAAGTGCGGAAGTTCCATTCAAGGTAGATCAAACCGCCCCGACAGCGCCGGATGCGGAAGCACAAACGGATGGTTCGGTCACGGTAGAGCCGAAAGGTGACGACCCGGTAACCATTAAATACCAACCGGAAGATGGTAGTCCGGAGAAAGAATTCACAGTGAAGAAAGATGGTGACAACTGGGTATCAGAGGATAAACCTGAAAATGTTGTGATTGACCCGGCTACGGGTAAAGTCACGATTCCGGCAACGGAAGTGAAAGACGGTTCGGAAGTAACGGCAACGGCGAAAGATCCGGCGGGTAATGAGTCGAAAGATACGGCGAACGCAGGCAACAACCCAAGCACTCCACGAGTACCGGGCGATGTAGACGGAGACGGTGATGCGGACGATGATGACAACGACAACACTACAGAAAAAGGTGCACCGAAAGTAACGGTTCCGGAAGCGACAGATGGTTTCATTAACAAAGGTGAAGCGGAGTCTGATGGCGGCGTACCGGCGGAAGTGACCTTACCGAAAAATACCAAAGCAGGTGATACGGTTACAGTCACGGTAACGAAACCGGACGGTTCAACAACACCGGTAACCCATACAGTAACCTCTGATGAAGAAACCGCAGGTAAAGTATCGGTAACAATCCCTACAGCCGAGGTTGCAACAGATGGTGATTACAAAGTGACTGCAAAAGTGACGACGCCGGAAGGGCAATCCAGTAAAGAAAGTGCGGAAGTCCCATTCAAGGTAGATCAAACCGCCCCGACAGCGCCGGATGCGGAAGCGCAAACGGATGGTTCGGTCACGGTAGAGCCGAAAGGTGACGACCCGGTAACCATTAAATACCAACCGGAAGATGGTAGTCCGGAGAAAGAATTCACAGTGAAGAAAGATGACAACGGCAACTGGGTATCGGATGATAAACCGGCGAATGTTGTAGTTGACCCAGCTACGGGTAAAGTCACGATTCCGGCGACAGAAGTGAAAGACGGTTCGGAAGTAACGGCAACAGCGAAAGATCCGGCGGGTAATACGGCGGAAGATACAGCTACTGCAGAAAATAATCCGGTAGAAAATAAACCAACCATCGACATCACTGAAATTGCAGGCGATAGTCAAGGTGCTAATGTTACTGATGATGGCACAGGGGCTGGAGATGTTTATGCGCAAATTAGCCCTGCAGAAGCAGCCGCAGGCTTTATTATCCGCGGTACAAGTAAAGATATCAGCGGTGATATTACTGTTACAATCGCTGAAAAGGGGGCTGCTGCGATAGTAACGAAAACAGTTGCTGTTGGGGCTGATGGTAGTTGGTCTGTTAATGTTGGTGCGGGTGAAGTTACGAATTATTCTTCAACTAAAGAATATGAAGTAAAAGCAGCCGGTTCTTCGGCAGCGAACGTTGCGGCAGAAGATATTGATTACACTGCATCAACTCCTCAAGTAACATCAATTAAATTGAAAGATAATTTAACCGATGAACCGCTTGTGGATGGTACTTATCAGTATAGTGATTTTTACCAAGATGGTGATGCGAAATATGTTGGTGATGTGGCTAATGCAGCAGATTTATCTCAAGCGACCAGCTTGGCCACAGGCTTAACCAATGATAAAGCCGCAGTGTTGGAATTTACGCTTGATAAAGCTCCAACTTCAGGACAAACTGTGAAAGTTTATCGTTATACTTTATCTGATAGTTCTGATGTTAATGCAGCTCAAACCGAATTTGGTAAAACCGATGTAACCGGTGATATGACGGTATCTTCAGATGGATTAACTTATACCATGACACCGAAAGGCGACAACGTTCTAACGGATACTTATAGCCAAGGCTATCGCTACAAAGTCGTCGTTGAAGATAAAAACGGTGATGAACTATCAACGGGTGGCAAAGGTACATTTGATTTCCGTTTGGACTCTTTAGTCGAGCAAATGTCTGTTGAAAAATTTGACATTACTAGCGGTGAAGTTGTTTTTGCACCGACCGGCTTATCCGAAGTGGGGGCCACCGTTGAGTATCGCTATGCAACGGGTTCAGGCACTAGCAATTGGGAAAAAGTAACTGCTAATGGAGATGGTAAATACGCATTGCAATTAACTAATTTCAACCGTTTTAAAGCGGGTGCATTAGAATTGCGTGTTACGGATGCGGCAGGTAACATTTCTGAAAGTAAAGTAAGTGTATTGCGTAATTTATTTACCAATATGAATAAGGAAATTGGTCCAGATCCAAGTAAGAAATATGCGATAGCACAGGATGGTGGTTTTGATGATTCTACATCATCAGGATTAGGTAATCTAAGACAACTTACCACAACAGGAGATAATGGAGGATTCGTCACCACAGATGGCAATGATACGATTATTGTTGGTTTAGACTATAAGCCATTTGGAAATATGGGCATATATAACGGATCATTTGGTGCTGTTGGTAATGATCAATTTAATCTTGATACCGGTACGGGAGATGATAGCGTGCAATTCCGTGGTACTGCTCAATCAATGCATAATGGTAAAATTACAATGGGGGCTGGTAATGACCGAATCTCTATTGCTAATGGCTTAGTGATTGGTGGTTATACCTTTGATTTAGGTCAAGCTGATGATAAAGCCGGAGATACTAACATTCTTTACGTTGGTGGCAATGTCGTTAATGCTTCTACTTCTAAAATCTATGGTGGTGCAGGTAATGACTCCGTTCAAGTTGACGGTACTTATGATGGTGCTAAAACTATTGATTTAGGTGAGGGTAACAACGAATTGCGTGTCGGTTTCGGTGCATCCGGTGGAACAGATCTTGTAAAAGCAACCACTTTCACCTCAGGAGCCGGAGATGACATTATTTCTGTTAAAGGAAGTATTAGTACTATTGCAGGTCAAAAACAAACCTTTAATTTAGGTGATGGTGACAACCTTGTAGAAGTTGGTAGAGATATTGATACTGATGGAACGTTTACTTTCGGAAGTGGGCGAGATACTGTCAGTATTAAATCTTGGTTGAAAGGCGGAACCTTCAATTTTGGTGATGGAAATGACGACTTAATCGTTAACACTATTGCGAAATCAGCAGCTGACAATGTCAAGATTAACATGGGGGGCGGTGATGACAGCGTTACTGTAACTGGTAAACAGATCAATACCGGTTATGGTGCGATTGATGGTGGTGAGGGTAATGATACTTTCTTCTTACAAGGTGCTGATCTCAAACTTGATATGAGCCAAGTATTGAACTTTGAAACCATTGATATGCGTGCAGTCACCGGCGGTACAGGTAATCAGAAAGTTGCCTTGACGTTAGCGGATTTACAACGTACCGGTGATAACATTACTGAGCTTTATATTAAAGGTGATGCCGGTGATACCGTTGACTTCGGGAATAACGGCAATACAGCCAAGGTTGGTAGCAATGGTCTTACCGAGTTTAAAGATAGTGGACTTCCAGCACAAGCAAACTGGAACGTATGGCAAAAAACCGGAACCGATATCGTAAAAGACGGTGTAGTGTATGATAAATATACTTACTACGGTAAAACTGGCGAAGTAAATGATGAAATCGTTTATATCCAACAAGGTATAAGCATTATCTAA
- a CDS encoding OmpA family protein — translation MKKTLLGVGIVLALSGCARDANQPLEVWSNFSQTKLETQLGENQALAVFYRQDDFQGAATNIYVDGDYQASLLPKAYSAVAVCADKHLFSTSFSSNQKFGNRSQGASYTLPVGDIAYVRVSQSANGQPYLERVEPSVAEQEIANLPKENQTLSRVPMANNCQPPVVIAAIAVDSNALFAFNKFGYNDILPAGREKLENFIEQVKTLKVSHIMVGGHTDNLGSDSYNQTLSEKRANSVKQQLQQAGISAPVKAIGFGKKEPVVTNCSALTGAAKNQCNLPNRRVEITVYGEK, via the coding sequence ATGAAAAAAACATTATTAGGAGTCGGTATTGTATTAGCGCTAAGCGGTTGTGCCCGTGATGCTAATCAACCATTAGAAGTATGGAGCAATTTTAGTCAAACGAAATTGGAAACCCAACTCGGGGAAAATCAAGCCTTAGCGGTCTTTTATCGTCAAGATGATTTTCAAGGTGCGGCAACCAATATCTATGTTGATGGCGATTATCAAGCATCATTGCTTCCAAAAGCATATAGTGCGGTGGCTGTTTGCGCGGATAAACATTTATTTAGTACATCTTTTAGTTCAAATCAAAAATTCGGAAATCGAAGCCAAGGTGCAAGCTACACCTTACCGGTGGGCGACATCGCTTACGTAAGAGTGTCGCAAAGTGCTAACGGACAACCTTACTTAGAACGAGTAGAGCCTTCGGTTGCCGAGCAAGAAATTGCAAACTTACCGAAAGAAAACCAAACCTTATCACGTGTTCCAATGGCGAATAATTGCCAACCACCGGTCGTGATTGCAGCGATAGCAGTAGATAGCAACGCCTTATTTGCTTTCAACAAATTCGGTTACAACGATATTCTTCCGGCCGGCAGAGAAAAATTAGAAAACTTTATAGAACAAGTAAAAACCTTAAAGGTTTCTCACATTATGGTTGGCGGTCACACCGATAATTTAGGTTCTGACAGCTACAACCAAACCCTATCTGAAAAACGTGCAAATAGCGTGAAACAACAGTTACAACAAGCCGGTATTAGCGCACCTGTCAAAGCTATCGGCTTTGGTAAAAAAGAACCGGTGGTAACGAATTGTTCGGCATTAACCGGTGCGGCAAAAAATCAATGTAATTTACCTAACCGTCGTGTAGAGATTACCGTTTACGGTGAAAAATAA
- a CDS encoding NlpC/P60 family protein yields MLKRILMIVGLVTLATACSSNMNYAQNGRISESDDVEFRSKLERGEPNHHHKLRTNRPQSGLIGDKALAGVYNEWVGTRYRMGGTNKRGIDCSAFMQTAFWSAYGIELPRSTAEQRHLGRKIGKQELKKGDLVFFRGNNHVGVYIGNNRFMHASSSQGVTISSLNENYWARTYTQSRRIM; encoded by the coding sequence ATGTTAAAACGAATTTTAATGATTGTTGGATTGGTAACTCTCGCAACTGCTTGTTCAAGTAATATGAATTATGCTCAAAACGGCAGAATTTCAGAGAGTGATGATGTTGAATTCCGCAGCAAATTAGAAAGAGGGGAGCCTAATCACCATCATAAACTCCGGACAAATCGCCCTCAAAGCGGTTTAATCGGTGATAAGGCACTTGCCGGAGTTTACAATGAATGGGTTGGTACGCGTTATCGAATGGGCGGAACCAATAAACGTGGTATTGATTGTTCGGCATTTATGCAAACTGCCTTTTGGTCGGCGTATGGTATTGAATTGCCGCGTTCTACAGCAGAACAACGGCATTTAGGACGTAAAATCGGCAAACAAGAATTAAAGAAAGGTGATTTGGTGTTCTTCCGTGGTAATAACCATGTGGGGGTTTATATTGGTAACAACCGATTTATGCACGCCAGCTCAAGCCAAGGGGTAACCATTAGCTCTTTAAACGAAAACTATTGGGCAAGGACCTATACTCAATCCCGTCGCATTATGTAA